From Mytilus galloprovincialis chromosome 9, xbMytGall1.hap1.1, whole genome shotgun sequence, the proteins below share one genomic window:
- the LOC143045171 gene encoding kelch-like protein 2, protein MATMDVRPKMLQGRERPAFKHKQHTQKAFEVLNQLRRESLLCDVTLIAADTEIPAHKVVLSSCTSYFYAMFTQDLAEAKAERITLQEIDPKALVLLIDFIYTSEIHVTEDNVQTLLPAANILQMTEVRDACCDFLQSQLHPSNCLGIQAFSDLHACTDLKNYAQTYTEQHFVDVVHYDEFLSLPCESVCKLISSDRLTVITEEQVYEAVISWVQHDISNREQTLSELLENVRFPLMTQDYLVQKVEEEQMIKTSSRCKDFLIEAMKFHLLKTEQKAIFKTPRTLPRTPLGLPKVLLVIGGQAPKAIRSVECYDFKEERWFQLAEMPSRRCRCGVAVVNGLVHAVGGFNGSLRVRTVDVYDPVKDIWTACPSMEARRSTLGVSVLNGLIYAVGGFDGSSGLDTAECYDIRTGEWRTISNMSTRRSSVGVGVVNGMLYAVGGYDGASRQCLSSVECYNPLTDKWIAVRDMSCRRSGAGVGIVDGTLYAVGGHDGPLVRKSVEMYDPETNDWKQSGDMHLCRRNAGVVSNGGYLYVVGGDDGSSNLASIECFDPKTNLWTLLSASMMTGRSYAGVTVIDKPV, encoded by the exons ATGGCAACCATGGATGTACGTCCAAAGATGTTGCAAGGTCGAGAACGTCCTGCATTTAAACATAAACAACATACACAGAAAGCATTTGAGGTTCTGAACCAGCTGAGAAG ggaAAGTCTGTTGTGTGATGTCACATTGATTGCAGCAGACACTGAAATCCCTGCACATAAAGTAGTTCTATCATCATGTACCTCATATTTCTATGCCATGTTTACACAAGATCTAGCAGAGGCAAAAGCAGAGCGTATTACCCTACAAGAAATAGATCCTAAAGCTCTGGTGCTTCTTATTGACTTTATATATACTTCAGAAATTCATGTTACAGAAGACAATGTTCAG ACATTACTGCCTGCGGCCAATATATTACAGATGACAGAAGTTAGAGATGCATGTTGTGATTTCCTACAGTCTCAACTACACCCATCAAACTGTTTGGGTATACAAGCTTTCTCCGACCTACATGCATGTACAGACCTTAAAAACTATGCCCAGACATACACTGAGCAACATTTTGT GGATGTTGTACATTATGATGAATTCCTGTCTCTTCCATGTGAAAGTGTATGTAAACTGATCTCCAGTGACAGACTCACTGTCATTACTGAAGAACAG gTTTATGAAGCTGTAATTTCCTGGGTCCAGCATGACATATCAAATAGGGAACAAACTTTATCAGAACTTTTAGAAAATGTGCGATTTCCATTAATGACACAGGACTATCTTGTACAAAAAGTTGAAGAggaacaaatgattaaaactagTAGTCGATGTAAAGACTTTCTTATAGAGGCTATGaaatttcatttattaaaaacagaacaaaaagcTATATTTAAAACACCAAGAACATTACCAAGAACTCCTCTAGGATTACCAAAG GTTTTATTAGTTATTGGAGGTCAAGCACCTAAAGCTATTAGAAGTGTAGAATGCTATGACTTTAAGGAAGAAAGATGGTTTCAATTAGCAGAAATGCCATCACGGCGATGTCGATGTG GTGTAGCGGTTGTGAATGGTTTAGTCCATGCTGTTGGTGGGTTTAATGGTAGTTTACGAGTACGGACAGTAGATGTGTATGATCCTGTTAAAGATATATGGACTGCTTGTCCCAGTATGGAAGCAAGGCGAAGTACATTAGGTGTTTCTGTATTAAATGGTCTTATATATGCTGTTGGTGGTTTTGATGGGTCTTCAG GTTTAGACACAGCTGAGTGTTATGACATAAGAACTGGTGAATGGAGAACAATATCTAACATGAGTACAAGAAGGAGTAGTGTTGGTGTTGGGGTTGTAAATG gAATGTTGTATGCTGTAGGAGGATATGATGGTGCCTCACGACAATGTTTAAGTTCTGTAGAGTGCTATAATCCTTTAACAGATAAATGGATAGCTGTCAGAGACATGTCATGTAGAAGGAGTGGAGCTG GAGTAGGTATAGTGGATGGCACCCTGTATGCTGTGGGTGGTCATGATGGACCGTTAGTTAGGAAAAGTGTGGAGATGTATGACCCAGAAACTAATGATTGGAAACAGTCTGGTGACATGCATCTTTGTAGAAGGAATGCTG gTGTAGTGTCAAATGGTGGTTACTTATATGTTGTTGGTGGCGATGATGGGTCTTCTAATCTTGCTTCAATAGAATGTTTTGATCCTAAGACTAATTTATGGACACTCCTTAGTGCTAGCATGATGACAGGGAGGAGTTATGCTGGAGTAACTGTTATAGATAAACCAGTCTAA